The nucleotide window atctttggaagggtaacagatcagatttgacctggaacaactatactcagcttcgagcttttgctcagagagtttatgcctcgactgaaaagaagtacaatttaaccataaaagaaaccctttctgatacaactcaggaacataaatggtggtctacacttaaatctgcactctttggtgaagatgctaaaattcctcctttacttaaaccagatggcttagtcactcactgtgcaaaggaaaaggcaacccttttagctgatgattttgatagtaaacagagtaatgaaaaacttgaacttccctattcctgttttcctcaggctaaactaactagtttagctttccgatctcgtgagagtaaagctctgatgatggaccttgatgcttgtggaggtgtagaccaaaatggtatttttcctttgttttttataaagacagcagatttcatagctccaaagttatgttattttgcacaagttagcaagaagaggagcttttagcatttgttggagaatcagtaatgttactcctctgtgtTTGTGGCAgctaaagtcccactgattactgcccaatttccataactctcttaTAATCTAAAGCTTTTGAAAATCTTcgggcaaaacatcttaataggtttgctgaaggtaatgatctattccctagtttgcaatttggttttcataaaggtcttggagcatgtgattcccttcttacaatctccaatgctgtacaaatgtgtcttgattgtggtcaggaagttcgtatgatttgccttgattttagtgctgcctttcaccgtgttaatcatgaggcacttgttttcaaactcagaaagttgggagagggtgggtcgtttcttagcattattatcgagtttttaagtaatagatctaaaagggttgttgttgatgagcaccatagtgagtataggaatgtgatatcaggtgttccacagggtagtgttcttgacccattacgtttcatactatatacacatgacacgatgtttggcctaaaaaacaagcttgttgcatatgcaaatgatgctactctctttgcatcaattccatcccctgaatgtagatctggggtttgtgtatcccttgatagagatttagctaaaattagtgcctgctgcaaattatggggtatgaagttgaatcctaacaaaactcaaactatgattgtaagtaggtcaatgacggtggctcctcaacaatcggatctcagtattgataatgttcctttaaaattgtatgactcttttaaaatgcaaagtttgattctcgacagcaaatttactattgagaaacacatcaggtctatgtcttcttcaattgcacaaaaaaattggcttgttgagaaagtcttacaagactttcggtgatcaatttattctgaagaagtgttttaattctttcattctaccttgttttgagtattgtcttcctgtctggtattcagccgctgattctcatcctaaattgttagacagaaacttacggtctatcaaatttcttattcctgatctagatattaatctttggcaccatcgttaagtcacttcattatgcatgttgcataagatttttcataactgtgaccatcctttacacccagatatccctggacaattgtatcctgtttgtaatactaggcaagcagttaattctaatagccaggccttctccattatgaggctcaatgctacacagtattctagaagttttattccagctgttaccaagttgtggaatgatctccctaatcgggtagttgaataagtagaacttcaaaagttcaaagttggaccaaatatttttatgttgaccaggctaacatgagtttttttatagtttatatatgacctatctgtttttgacgtttgtaATAgattatatagaacatatctgttttgacgctgttactgtttttagaatgatttattgttaatctattctcattatttaattttttttccttatttcctttcctcactgggcaatttttctctattggagctcttgggcttatagcatcttgcttttccagctagggttgtagcttggctagtaacgaaaaggcaacccatttggctgatattttttacagtaaacagagtaatgaaaaacttgaacttcctcattcctgttttcctaaggctaaactaactaatttagcttttcgatctcgtgagattaaagctctgttggtggaccttgatgcttatggaggtgtagacccgaatggtatttttcctttgttttttataaagacagcagatttcttagctccaaagttatctgttattttgcgcaagttagcaagaagaggggcttttagcactagttggagaattggtaatgttactcctctatgtaaatgtgtttgtggtagctcaaatcccactgattaccgcccaatttccatagctcccatattatctaaagtttttgaacttcttctgtcaaaacgtcttaataggtttgctgaaggtaatcttctactccctagtttgcaatttggttttcgtaaaggccttggagcatgtgatggccttctcacaatctccaatgctgtacagaaatcccttgattgtggtcgggaagttcgtatgattggccttgaatttagtgctgcctttgaccatgttactcacgaggcccttgttttcaaactgaaacagttgggagtgggtgggtcgtttctttgcattattattgattttttaagtaatagatctagaagagttgttgttgatgggcaccatagtgattataggaatgtgatatccggtgttccacagggtagtgttcttggcccattacttttcatactatatacacatgacatgtggtttggcctagaaaacaagcttgttgcatatgctgatgatgctactctctttgcatcaattccatcccctgaatgtagatctagggttggtgaatcccttaatagagatttagctagaattagtgcatggtgcaaattatggggtatgaagttgaatcctaacacaactcaaagtatgattgtaagtaggtcaaggacggtagctcctcaacttccggatctcagtattgataatatttctttaaatatgtatgactctttcaaaattttaggtgtgattctcgacagtaaatttacttttgagaagcatataaggtctgtgtcttcttcaattgcacaaaaaataggtttattgagaaagcctttcaagatttttggtgatcaatctattctgaagaagtgttttaattctttcattctaccttgttttgagtattgttttcctgtctggtcttcagctgctgattctcatcttaatttatcggacagaaacttacagtctattaaatttcttattcctgatctagataataatctctggcaccgtcgttcaattagttcattatgcatgttgcataagatttttcataactctgactatcctttacattcagatctccctggacaattctatcctgttcgtaatactaggcaggcagttaattgtaatagccaggccttctccatcacgaagctcaatactacgcagtactctagaagttttattccagctgttaccaagttgtggaatgatcttcctaatcgggtggttgaataagtagaacttcaaaagtttgaagttggagcaaatgcttttttgttgaccaggcggacatgaggctttttatagtttacttatgacatattttttttttatgttaatagattatatattacatgtctgttttgacgttgttacttatttttgaatgatttattgttaatttgttctcttcatttatttatttccttatttcctttcctcacttggctatttttccctgttggagcccctgggcttatagcatcttgcttttccaactagggtcgtagcttggatagtaatgatatatatatatatatatatatatatatatatatatatatatatatatatatatatatatatatatatatatatatatatatatatatatatatatttatatatatgtatatatatacatatatatatatatatatatatatatatatatatatatatatatatttatatatatgcatatatatataaatatatatatatataatatatatatatatatatatatatatatatatatatatatatatatatatatatatatatatatatatatatatatatatatatatatatatatatatatatatatatataatatttatatatgtatatatataaatatatatatatatatatatatatatatggatatatatatatatatatatatatatatatatatatatatatatatatatatatatatatatatatatatatatatatatatttatgtatatatatgcacataaagaatatttgtatttgtatatacacacacacataaatatatatatatatatatatatatatatatatatatatatatatacagaatatttacgtacgtatatatttatattttcctgttGTAGGATAGGTTGAACTCTCCCCTGCTTCATCCCAAGAGCCAGCCGCCTTCAAGTTACAGTAGATAGCACTAACCTTCtaacaaatgatcgtttcagtgatagTATCACCAACAATCTCTTCGTCCTTCATCCATATCAACGAAAggggttccatctcttccaggataGGACTACTAcaatttgaaataatggtgatccactTTGAAGGTTTGACTGCttcaatggctgccttctgcttggtGATCattgagatcgtagacatattccggccatattgtttagccagatcactcacacgcactccgtgctcatgtttttctataatttcttgtttcacttctaatgaaagcattgcccaCTCCCTTTTCTCTCCACTACTACTACTCATACCGAAACTAaacttcttaggacccatgattgtACGTAAAATCGAAATGGAAAcgtaagaaaaggaagataataggcACTGCTAATAACGGACCAAACAGAAAATAAcgacacgatgcgcacgagaacagagaactgaccgactcgaAGCTCAATGCCGTCCCTCTGACGTGCTGCCATGTactggcgtaaacaagaaactacgatcgactcTTTGAgaaaaattctacgcgtatgat belongs to Palaemon carinicauda isolate YSFRI2023 chromosome 17, ASM3689809v2, whole genome shotgun sequence and includes:
- the LOC137656260 gene encoding putative CENPB DNA-binding domain-containing protein 1 — protein: MGPKKFSFGMSSSSGEKREWAMLSLEVKQEIIEKHEHGVRVSDLAKQYGRNMSTISMITKQKAAIEAVKPSKWITIISNCSSPILEEMEPLSLIWMKDEEIVGDTITETIIC